The following coding sequences lie in one Rutidosis leptorrhynchoides isolate AG116_Rl617_1_P2 chromosome 6, CSIRO_AGI_Rlap_v1, whole genome shotgun sequence genomic window:
- the LOC139855442 gene encoding F-box/FBD/LRR-repeat protein At1g13570-like: MKIVSIGYHCFFFALRKLTNLWLTCGCIYHLPTTFNGFRSLTELNLHHVKISKKTLLHLLSSCPLLEDLTLYLEEDDILGNDRSSITDLIKCLPAIRRLVTVGWFFRCFSVHSFLQKLPISLVGLKYLHIEDMSFLNSGGLPSFFRLIQCSPNLEELSFLSYETDGNETITLKNYSNIWLKNLKEFEIYGFFELKLRLEFVKLILAKSPMLKKVYIRVDEDVTDNQVSNISRLLQHSPRASRLAKITVERYR; the protein is encoded by the exons atgaagatagtgagtataggttACCATTGTTTTTTTTTCGCTTTGCGCAAGTTAACTAACCTGTGGCTCACTTGTGGTTGTATATACCATCTACCAACAACCTTTAATGGATTTCGTAGTCTGACGGAGTTAAATTTGCACCATGTAAAGATCTCTAAAAAAACTCTACTACATCTTCTCTCCAGTTGTCCATTACTTGAGGACCTCACTCTG TATCTAGAAGAAGATGATATTCTCGGTAATGACAGATCCTCCATTACTGACCTAATCAAGTGCTTGCCTGCTATTCGAAGACTGGTTACTGTTGGCTGGTTTTTTCGT TGTTTTTCCGTACACTCGTTTCTACAGAAGCTTCCAATTTCGTTAGTCGGCCTTAAATATTTGCATATAGAGGACATGTCTTTCCTTAACTCTGGTGGGTTGCCTTCGTTTTTCCGTCTAATCCAATGCTCCCCGAATTTGGAGGAACTCAGTTTCCTTTCATAT GAAACTGATGGAAATGAAACCATCACACTTAAAAACTATTCAAATATTTGGTTGAAGAACTTGAAAGAATTTGAGATTTATGGTTTCTTCGAATTAAAGCTTCGTTTGGAGTTTGTCAAACTAATTTTGGCCAAGTCCCCCATGCTCAAGAAGGTATACATACGGGTTGATGAGGATGTTACTGACAATCAAGTGTCAAATATATCAAGACTACTGCAACACTCTCCACGTGCATCACGTTTAGCAAAAATAACGGTTGAGCGTTATAGATAA